The following proteins come from a genomic window of Henningerozyma blattae CBS 6284 chromosome 4, complete genome:
- the TBLA0D00160 gene encoding alkene reductase — MPFVEEFKPVALGDANLFKPIKVGNNELKHRAVFPPLTRRRAQHPDYVSHKEWTAKYYDQRSRREGILLITEAAFISRQAGGDDNVPVIWSKEQIAEWEKVFAAVHKNKSFIWPQLWALGWAADAKLMARDGLRYDGATDDVYGNDIHGEIAKENKVKIHGLTKDDMKQYIKDYVAAAKNCIAAGADGVEIHSANGYLLNQFLDINSNKRTDEYGGSIENRARFTLEVVDALIEAFGADKLSIRLSPYGVFNDISGGSNPLTVAQYAYVVGELEKRAQAGNRLAFIDLVEPRVTSPVLPEGEGEYTEGTNEFIYSIWKGVIIRAGNLAYHPEVAKEFLKDDRTLLAYGRIWISNPDIVDRLEKGLPSNKYNRDTFYTMSEEGYLDYPTCDEAVKSNDKKIISLCNCLLITFFYTYTIN; from the coding sequence ATGCCTTTTGTCGAAGAATTTAAACCTGTTGCCTTAGGCGACGCAAACTTGTTCAAACCAATCAAAGTAGGTAACAATGAATTGAAACATAGAGCTGTCTTTCCACCCCTAACTAGAAGAAGGGCTCAACATCCTGATTATGTTTCTCATAAGGAATGGACTGCTAAGTATTATGATCAACGTTCTAGGAGAGAaggaatattattgatcACTGAAGCTGCTTTTATCTCCAGACAAGCTGGTGGTGATGACAATGTTCCAGTTATATGGTCCAAAGAACAGATTGCGGAATGGGAAAAAGTTTTTGCTGCTGTTCATAAGAacaaatcttttatttggCCACAATTATGGGCTTTAGGTTGGGCTGCTGATGCCAAGTTAATGGCTAGAGATGGGTTAAGATACGATGGTGCCACTGATGATGTTTATGGGAACGATATCCATGGGGAAATTGCCAAGGAAAATAAAGTCAAGATTCATGGTTTAACCAAGGATGATATGAAACAATACATCAAGGATTATGTAGCAGCAGCTAAAAATTGTATTGCTGCAGGTGCTGATGGTGTTGAAATTCATTCTGCCAATGgttatttgttaaatcaatttttagacattaattctaataaaagaaCTGATGAATATGGTGGttctattgaaaatagAGCAAGATTTACTTTAGAAGTCGTTGACGCATTGATTGAAGCTTTTGGGGCTGACAAACTTAGTATCAGACTTTCCCCCTATGGTGTTTTCAATGATATATCTGGTGGCTCTAATCCATTGACTGTGGCTCAATATGCTTATGTAGTAggagaattagaaaaaagaGCCCAAGCTGGAAACCGTCTTGCATTTATTGACTTGGTAGAGCCTCGTGTTACTAGTCCAGTATTACCTGAAGGTGAAGGTGAATATACTGAAGGTACCAACGAATTTATATACTCCATTTGGAAAGGAGTCATTATAAGAGCTGGTAATCTTGCTTATCATCCAGAAGTTGCCAAAGAATTTCTAAAGGACGATAGAACTTTGTTGGCCTATGGTAGAATATGGATTTCTAATCCAGACATAGTCGATAGATTGGAAAAGGGATTACCATCGAACAAGTATAATAGAGATACTTTCTATACTATGTCAGAAGAAGGATATTTGGATTATCCAACCTGTGATGAA
- the TBLA0D00170 gene encoding uncharacterized protein, giving the protein MKFDTSVLLGLASLLAGISQAADDESQGSNRLEFSNIGYTGYYEDVQELKHIWQEKKCLCKRSREAWFHGTNAPLSEYLSIQVRGPVALKQFGYYHADYFAIGDPYSNSTSWTRGGYYNSVSGLAENVTFLNNYGAQSPCLGGALAYTEDDGMANSEIAHTLKGDNLIPSGREYSIYSNKLCPHSGVKNGCGVYRHGIPAYYGFYGKTKMFLFEFEMPHDSRPNMTAIPYYDLPAISLLNDRIPRTSLNPTNELCNCVTGGCGVYNVFEAKNGTENNHLYSTLFTNQVGGQLATGFVSDGWIERTDGVMRGGVIMDSAGNIVTFMNNNTIFDASISASDVESFLSQIPQDQSISTQIAAAVPVSSTKTKKK; this is encoded by the coding sequence ATGAAATTCGATACCTCCGTTTTATTAGGTTTAGCCTCCTTATTAGCTGGGATCTCCCAAGCCGCCGATGATGAATCTCAAGGTTCTAACAGATTGGAATTCTCCAACATCGGTTACACTGGTTACTACGAAGATGTTCAAGAATTGAAACATATCTGGcaagaaaagaaatgtTTGTGTAAAAGATCCAGAGAAGCTTGGTTCCATGGTACTAACGCTCCTTTATCTGAATACTTGAGTATTCAAGTCCGTGGTCCTGTCGCTTTGAAACAATTCGGATATTACCATGCTGATTACTTTGCCATTGGTGATCCTTACTCTAACTCTACTAGTTGGACTCGTGGTGGTTACTATAACTCTGTTTCAGGTCTTGCTGAAAACGTCactttcttaaataattatggTGCTCAATCTCCATGTTTGGGTGGTGCTTTAGCTTACACTGAAGATGATGGTATGGCTAACTCTGAAATCGCTCACACTTTGAAAGGTGACAACTTGATACCATCTGGTAGAGAATATTCCATCTACTCCAACAAATTGTGTCCTCACTCGGGTGTCAAGAATGGTTGCGGTGTTTATAGACATGGTATCCCAGCCTACTACGGTTTCTACGGTAAGACTAAGATGTtcttatttgaatttgaaatgcCACACGATTCAAGACCAAACATGACTGCTATCCCATACTACGATTTACCAGCTATCAGTTTATTAAACGATCGTATCCCAAGAACTTCTTTGAACCCAACTAACGAATTATGTAATTGTGTTACTGGTGGTTGTGGTGTCTACAACGTCTTTGAAGCTAAGAACGGTACCGAAAACAATCACTTATACAGTACATTATTCACAAACCAAGTTGGTGGTCAATTAGCTACTGGTTTCGTTTCTGATGGTTGGATTGAAAGAACTGATGGTGTCATGAGAGGTGGTGTTATCATGGACTCCGCTGGTAACATTGTTACTTTCATGAACAACAACACTATTTTCGATGCTTCTATAAGTGCTTCTGATGTTGAGTCCTTCTTATCTCAAATCCCACAAGATCAAAGTATCTCTACTCAAATAGCCGCTGCTGTTCCAGTTTCTTCCACGAAGACTAAGAAGAAATAG